In the genome of Dermacentor variabilis isolate Ectoservices chromosome 5, ASM5094787v1, whole genome shotgun sequence, one region contains:
- the HINT1 gene encoding histidine triad nucleotide binding protein 1, with amino-acid sequence MASEVQKAQLATETSDTIFGKIIRGEIPTDFIYEDDQCVAFHDINPQAPVHFLVIPKKAISQLSKATEEDKDILGHILYVAQRVAKEQKLDKGFRIVINDGPQGCQSVYHVHIHVLGGRQLGWPPG; translated from the exons ATGGCTAGCGAGGTTCAGAAAGCGCAGCTAGCTACAGAAACGAGCGATACCATCTTTGGCAAAATTATAAGAGGTGAAATACCCACTGACTTTATCTACGAAGATGACCAG TGCGTAGCTTTCCATGACATCAACCCCCAGGCACCTGTGCATTTCTTGGTGATCCCAAAGAAGGCAATTTCGCAGCTTTCCAAGGCTACTGAAGAAGACAAGGAT ATTCTAGGCCATATCTTGTATGTGGCACAGCGAGTGGCCAAGGAGCAAAAACTGGACAAGGGTTTTCGCATTGTGATCAACGACGGTCCTCAGGGTTGCCAGTCTGTTTACCATGTCCACATTCATGTTCTCGGGGGACGCCAGCTCGGCTGGCCTCCGGGCTAA